A genomic window from Treponema maltophilum ATCC 51939 includes:
- a CDS encoding YkgJ family cysteine cluster protein codes for MNDTFYSQGLRFSCARCSHCCRIEPGLVYLSRSDLTNLCKWFNLKEAEFIRLYCRFVYNADGKRLLSLREKANYDCILWKDGCTAYGARPVQCSTYPFWPFILQNRQAWDEESLSCPGINKGELHGAEEIEGALKEYRSNSPLEYEEVSRILEGTEL; via the coding sequence ATGAACGATACGTTTTATTCGCAGGGTTTGCGCTTTTCCTGTGCGCGCTGTTCTCATTGCTGCCGCATCGAACCCGGCCTTGTATATCTTTCCCGAAGCGATTTGACAAATCTTTGCAAATGGTTTAATTTAAAAGAAGCGGAATTTATACGCCTTTACTGCCGTTTTGTGTACAATGCCGACGGAAAGCGCCTTCTTTCGCTGCGGGAAAAGGCGAATTACGACTGCATTTTATGGAAGGACGGATGCACGGCATACGGGGCAAGACCCGTGCAGTGTTCGACCTATCCGTTTTGGCCCTTTATACTGCAAAACCGGCAGGCGTGGGATGAAGAATCGTTGTCCTGTCCCGGCATAAACAAGGGCGAACTTCACGGCGCCGAAGAAATCGAAGGGGCACTGAAAGAATACCGCAGCAACAGTCCGCTGGAATATGAGGAAGTAAGCCGCATTTTGGAAGGAACGGAACTATGA